The Deinococcus betulae sequence TGCTGGGGCCGCTGACCTTGCCCAGTGTGGCCTTACTCCAACTCTGGCCCGTGGTGGGCGCCCCCCAGACCGTGCCCGAGGCGAAGTCGGCAAACACATACTGACCCTTGAGCGCCGGGACTGCGCTGCCCCGGTAGACGTACCCGCCCGTGATGCTCTGGCCTTCCTGGCGGCCGTATACCAGCACCGGCTCGGTGTAGGGGCCAGACTTGCAGTTGGCTTCGTAGCACTGCCGGCCCTCGCGCACGCGCCAGCCGTAATTTTCGCCGCCCTTGCTGGCGCGCGGCTGCCGGTCCACTTCCTCAAAGGCGTTCTGGCCCACGTCGGCAATCACCAGGTCGCCCGTTTGCCGGTCAAAGGAAAAGCGCCACGGGTTGCGCAGGCCATACGCCCAGATGTTGGCGTTGGCGCCGCTGCGGCCTGCAAAGGGATTGCCCGGCGCGGGCTTGGCCTCGGCGCCGCGCACATCGAAGCGCAGAATCTTGCCCAGCGGCGACGCGAGGTTCTGGGCATTGTTCTGGGGGTCACCGCCCGAGCCGCCGTCCCCCAGACCCAGATACAGAAAACCGTCTGGCCCGAAAGCCAACTGGCCGCCGTTGTGGTTAGCGTAGGGCTGCTTGGCGGTAAAGAGGGTCTTGGCACTGGCGGGGTCGGCGCGGGTGCCGCCTGCCGCGGCTGTGTAACGGGCCAGCACGGTGTTGCCGTTCCGGTCCGTGTAATGCACGTACAGACGCCGGTTGGTCTTGTAGGCAGGGTCAAAGGCCAGCCCCAGCAGCCCGCGCTCGCCGCCCGCCCGGGTCAGGGCCCGCAGGTCCAGAAAGGTGCCGCTCTGGACCTGGCTGCCCTGAACCACCCGGATGCGCCCGTCCTGCTGCGCCACGTACAGCCGCCCCGAGCCGTCACCTGCATGCGTAATAGCCGTGACCTGCTCTAAGCCACTGACAAAGGGCGAGAAGGCCACGCTGGGGGCCTGGGCCGCAGCAGGACCAGACAGCGCGGCAGCCAGCAGGGCCGCAGACAGGGCAGACAGAGGGCGCACCATGCCCCAGTGTGCCGCGTGCTGGGGCGGCCTCTCCCTTGTGCGGCGTGAAGAGACCTTTACAGGTTTGGCACGCAGCACAGGGCAAAGCTGCCGGACACTAAGACCCTCAACTCTTTTCAGGAGGTTTTCCTATGACTGGTCCCTACGACCGACCCCCC is a genomic window containing:
- a CDS encoding PQQ-dependent sugar dehydrogenase; translation: MVRPLSALSAALLAAALSGPAAAQAPSVAFSPFVSGLEQVTAITHAGDGSGRLYVAQQDGRIRVVQGSQVQSGTFLDLRALTRAGGERGLLGLAFDPAYKTNRRLYVHYTDRNGNTVLARYTAAAGGTRADPASAKTLFTAKQPYANHNGGQLAFGPDGFLYLGLGDGGSGGDPQNNAQNLASPLGKILRFDVRGAEAKPAPGNPFAGRSGANANIWAYGLRNPWRFSFDRQTGDLVIADVGQNAFEEVDRQPRASKGGENYGWRVREGRQCYEANCKSGPYTEPVLVYGRQEGQSITGGYVYRGSAVPALKGQYVFADFASGTVWGAPTTGQSWSKATLGKVSGPSTFGEDERGELYVAEYSSGRILKLTARP